In Gambusia affinis linkage group LG08, SWU_Gaff_1.0, whole genome shotgun sequence, a single window of DNA contains:
- the LOC122836034 gene encoding phospholipid phosphatase-related protein type 3-like isoform X2 has product MRMMMMMMSSSSTEKMKKKAPKDSLTLLPCFYFVELPIVASSMVSLYFLELTDAVQPAHAGFRCGDRALSMPYVDGGDELIPLLMLLSLAFAGPAASIMLVEAAVYCLQPRLKIHRAEGSINAGGCSFNSFLRRTVRFVGVHVFGLCATALLTDIIQLATGYHAPFFLTVCKPNYTLAGGSCDQNAYITRDICSGHDQHAIMAARRTFPSQHATLSAFAAVYVSMYFNSTISDSTKLLKPVLVFAFAMAAVLTGLTQITQHRSHPVDVYVGFLIGAFIAAYLALHAVANFRSSDECAQAPSPPLPVEDPLRALTERGHDSVYNKGPASASESNDEIAPAPAPLERMEGLGPLQREQGSVEGLKRASVDVELLAPRSPMGKETMLTFSNTLPRTSVNINGPLGAGEAPAATVQRRLKAVQVPVDPMRSQQLVSEWKQKSMEMRGPGPCEDRDLEPSEDGSEASSMGTDDAGSQAPIYQPSVHCVRVGSGRNPIPPPGGAKAVATPRPPQIPEAGPPAVSPKSALTRAKWLAIREKTSGEAAGRGTASQPRLMQVIALSKQQGLLPSSSSESASTGSVASSNTDSPLCRQRDGPGIITVDAHAPYHPVVQTPPLPQAPPLAGKGNPWEWGHVSNGDDPRESYGLNRLTGSDPTAHASSFCPRRSASPAADPAQQVEMAADAQRREMAMRRKTALVLLDREIRNHTEQENYYKSLQGRRFKDQP; this is encoded by the exons atgaggatgatgatgatgatgatgagctcCTCGTCCAcagagaagatgaagaagaaggcTCCTAAAGACAGTCTGACTCTCCTGCCATGTTTCTACTTTGtcgag CTGCCCATCGTGGCTTCTTCTATGGTGTCGCTGTACTTCCTGGAGCTGACGGACGCGGTGCAGCCGGCCCATGCGGGGTTCCGCTGTGGCGACCGGGCCCTCAGCATGCCGTACGTAGACGGAGGAGACGAGCTGATTccgctgctgatgctgctgagCCTCGCCTTCGCCGGCCCGGCCGCCTCG ATCATGCTGGTGGAGGCGGCGGTTTACTGCCTGCAGCCTCGCCTGAAGATCCACCGAGCAGAAGGAAGCATCAACGCCGGCGGCTGCAGCTTCAACTCCTTCCTGAGGAGAACCGTCCGCTTCGTAG GTGTGCATGTGTTTGGGCTCTGTGCGACGGCGCTGCTCACTGACATCATCCAGCTGGCGACGGGTTACCACGCCCCGTTCTTCCTCACCGTCTGTAAGCCCAACTACACGCTGGCCGGCGGGTCGTGTGACCAGAACGCTTACATCACCAGAGACATCTGCTCCGGTCACGACCAGCATGCCATCATGGCGGCCAG GAGGACGTTTCCTTCTCAGCATGCAACTCTGTCGGCCTTCGCCGCCGTTTACGTCTCG ATGTACTTTAACTCCACCATCTCCGACTCCACCAAGCTGCTGAAGCCGGTCCTGGTCTTTGCATTTGCCATGGCGGCGGTGCTGACGGGCCTCACTCAGATCACGCAGCATCGCAGCCATCCCGTCGACGTCTACGTGGGCTTCCTGATCGGTGCCTTCATCGCCGCGTACCTG GCGCTTCACGCCGTCGCCAACTTCAGGTCTTCTGATGAGTGCGCTCAGGCTCCGTCCCCTCCGCTGCCGGTGGAGGACCCGCTGCGGGCGCTGACAGAGCGCGGACACGATTCGGTGTACAACAAGGGTCCCGCCTCAGCCTCGGAGAGCAATGACGAGATTGCGCCAGCGCCGGCACCCCTGGAGCGCATGGAGGGCCTGGGGCCGCTGCAGAGGGAGCAGGGCTCTGTGGAGGGCCTGAAGAGGGCCAGCGTGGACGTGGAGCTGCTGGCCCCTCGGAGCCCTATGGGGAAGGAGACCATGCTGACCTTCAGCAACACCCTTCCCAGAACAAGTGTGAACATCAACGGCCCTCTGGGTGCCGGCGAGGCCCCGGCAGCGACGGTGCAGCGGCGGCTGAAGGCGGTGCAGGTCCCGGTGGACCCTATGAGATCCCAGCAGCTGGTCTCAGAGTGGAAGCAGAAGTCAATGGAGATGCGCGGCCCAGGGCCTTGTGAGGACAGGGACCTCGAGCCCAGTGAGGATGGCTCGGAGGCGAGCTCTATGGGGACGGATGATGCCGGTTCTCAGGCGCCCATCTACCAACCTTCGGTGCACTGCGTGAGGGTGGGCTCAGGTCGCAACCCCATCCCTCCTCCAGGTGGTGCCAAAGCTGTGGCGACGCCCAGACCGCCTCAGATCCCTGAAGCCGGACCCCCAGCGGTGTCCCCAAAGAGCGCCTTGACCAGGGCCAAGTGGCTCGCCATCCGGGAGAAGACCAGCGGGGAGGCTGCTGGCCGCGGCACTGCCAGCCAGCCACGCCTCATGCAGGTCATCGCCTTGTCCAAGCAGCAGGGTCTgcttccctcctcttcctccgagAGCGCCTCCACTGGCTCCGTCGCCTCCTCCAACACGGACTCCCCACTCTGTCGCCAGCGAGACGGACCAGGCATCATCACCGTGGACGCCCACGCCCCCTACCATCCTGTTGTGCAAACTCCGCCCCTTCCACAAGCCCCACCCCTTGCTGGAAAAGGAAACCCTTGGGAGTGGGGCCATGTATCCAATGGAGACGACCCACGAGAATCCTACGGCCTCAACAGGCTGACCGGGTCGGACCCGACGGCCCATGCGAGCAGCTTCTGCCCGCGCCGCTCAGCCTCGCCTGCCGCCGACCCCGCCCAGCAGGTGGAGATGGCGGCGGACGCTCAGCGTAGGGAAATGGCCATGAGACGCAAAACGGCGCTAGTTCTGCTGGATCGAGAAATCCGCAACCACACTGAACAGGAAAACTACTACAAGAGTTTACAGGGACGGAGGTTCAAGGACCAACCATAA
- the LOC122836033 gene encoding LOW QUALITY PROTEIN: mediator of RNA polymerase II transcription subunit 16-like (The sequence of the model RefSeq protein was modified relative to this genomic sequence to represent the inferred CDS: inserted 1 base in 1 codon; deleted 1 base in 1 codon): MELAYVCDWEKRPKSTHCPSVPLVSSWSCRNLVAFTTDLKNDDDDTKDVSHMIHIIDTEHPWDVFSINSGHREVISCLEWDQSGSRLLSADGDGRIQCWSMSEHLVNSWESALSSSVDGDPIVALSWLHNGVKLALHVEMSGSTNFGEKFSRVKFSPSLTLFGGKPMEGWLAVTVSGLVTVSLLKPGGALLTASESLCRCAGRXADIAFTGGGNIVVAATGSSSSPVQFYKVVVSVVSEKCRIDTELLPSLFLRCTTTDPLRWDKYPAVTHLKFLTRENSEQVLLCASNQSGSIVECWSLRKEGLPVNNIFQHRSPVVGEKQPTILKWRILTTTGDLERVSAVALPKLPISISNTDLKVASDTKFCPGLGLALAFHDGSIQILHRLSLHTMGVFYGAAQRPGDDAAIKRPRTAGPALHFKALQFSWTSLALAGVDGHGKLHMLRVSPSMGQVLDMNTTLRHLLFLLEYCMVTGYDWWDVLLHVQPSMVHNLVEKLHEEYMRQNQALQQVLATRIVAVKASLCKLSTATAARACDFHAKLLLIAISSTLKSLLRPHVLNTPDKSPGDRLTEICAKNTDTDIDKVMINLKTEEFVLDGPPLQSLQQLIQWVGDFVLYLLANLPNQGSAVRPGFGFMRDGASLGMLREMLVMIRIWGLLKPGCLPTFTAMSDNQDSMQLLFRLLTKLWLCSRDDGPPQEPDESLIDECCLLPSQLLVPSMDWLPVNDGIIVKLQGKLPLRLQFGKASSLQGVGGSAPLDMFTRSPGAQKMDNLRCIHMGVSPTEESKACTRCGCVTMLRSPNKTNAMKQWEQRWIKNCLCGGLWRRMPPIFT; this comes from the exons ATGGAGCTGGCCTATGTGTGTGACTGGGAGAAGCGTCCGAAGAGCACCCACTGTCCGTCCGTCCCACTGGTGAGTTCCTGGTCCTGCAGGAACCTGGTGGCCTTCACCACCGACCTGAAGAACGACGATGACGACACCAAAG ATGTCAGTCACATGATCCACATCATCGACACAGAGCATCCATGGGACGTTTTCTCCATCAATTCTGGCCACAGAGAGGTCATTTCCTGTCTGGAGTGGGACCAATCAG GCTCCCGCCTGCTGTCGGCGGACGGCGACGGCAGGATCCAGTGCTGGTCGATGTCAGAGCACCTGGTGAACAGCTGGGAGAGCGCCCTGAGCAGCTCAGTGGATGGAGACCCCATCGTGGCGCTGAGCTGGCTGCACAACGGCGTCAAGCTGGCACTGCATGTAGAGATG TCTGGCTCCACCAACTTTGGAGAAAAGTTCTCGCGGGTCAAGTTCTCACCATCGCTGACGCTCTTCGGCGGGAAGCCGATGGAAGGCTGGCTGGCGGTGACGGTGAGCGGCCTGGTGACGGTTTCGCTGCTGAAGCCGGGCGGCGCTCTGCTGACGGCCAGCGAGAGCCTGTGCCGCTGTGCGGGCC TGGCCGACATCGCCTTCACCGGTGGCGGGAACATCGTGGTGGCGGCGACCGGCAGCAGCTCCTCGCCGGTCCAGTTCTACAAG GTGGTGGTGAGCGTGGTGAGCGAGAAGTGCCGCATCGACACGGAGCTGCTGCCGTCGCTCTTCCTGCGCTGCACCACC ACCGACCCGCTGCGGTGGGACAAATATCCGGCCGTTACGCACCTCAAGTTCCTAACCCGGGAGAACTCTGAGCAG GTGCTGCTGTGCGCGTCCAATCAGAGCGGTAGCATCGTGGAGTGCTGGTCCCTCAGGAAGGAGGGACTTCCTGTCAACAACATCTTCCAGCACCGCTCTCCAGTCG TGGGCGAGAAGCAGCCGACCATCTTGAAGTGGCGCATCCTGACAACCACTGGCGACCTGGAGCGCGTCTCCGCTGTGGCGCTGCCCAAGCTGCCCATCTCCATCTCCAACACCGACCTGAAGGTGGCGTCGGACACCAAGTTCTGTCCCGGCTTGG GTCTGGCCCTGGCATTCCACGACGGCAGCATCCAGATCCTGCACCGCCTGTCCCTCCACACCATGGGCGTGTTCTACGGTGCCGCTCAGCGGCCCGGGGACGACGCCGCCATCAAGCGCCCGCGTACCGCCGGCCCCGCCCTCCACTTCAAGGCGCTGCAGTTCTCCTGGACCTCGCTGGCGCTGGCCGGGGTGGACGGCCACGGCAAG CTCCACATGCTGCGTGTGTCGCCCTCTATGGGCCAGGTGCTGGACATGAACACCACGCTGCGTCACCTGCTGTTCCTGCTGGAGTACTGCATGGTGACGGGCTATGACTGGTGGGACGTGCTGCTGCACGTGCAGCCCAGCATGGTGCACAACCTGGTGGAGAAGCTGCATGAGGAGTACATGCGGCAGAACCAGGCGCTGCAGCAG GTTCTGGCCACACGTATCGTAGCCGTCAAGGCGTCTCTCTGCAAACTCTCCACGGCGACGGCGGCGCGGGCGTGCGACTTCCATGCCAAGTTGCTGCTCATCGCTATCAGCTCCACCCTGAAGTCCCTGCTACGTCCACACGTCCTCAACACGCCCGACAAGAGTCCGGGCGACCGGCTGACTGAGATCTGCGCCAAGAACACCGACACAG ATATTGATAAGGTGATGATCAACCTGAAGACAGAGGAGTTCGTCCTGGACGGGCCCCCCCTGCAGTCCCTGCAGCAGCTCATTCAGTGGGTGGGAGACTTTGTCCTCTACCTGCTGGCCAACCTGCCCAACCAG GGCTCGGCGGTGCGGCCCGGGTTCGGTTTCATGAGAGACGGGGCGTCGCTGGGAATGCTGCGGGAGATGCTGGTGATGATCCGGATCTGGGGCCTGCTGAAGCCCGGCTGCCTGCCCACCTTCACCGCCATGTCAGACAACCAGGACAGCATGCAGCTGCTGTTCCGGCTGCTCACCAAGCTGTGGCTGTGCT CGCGGGACGACGGCCCCCCCCAGGAACCCGACGAAAGCCTGATAGACGAGTGCTGCCTGCTGCCCAGTCAGCTGCTGGTTCCCAGTATGGACTGGCTCCCAGTGAACGACGGCATCATCGTGAAGCTGCAAGGGAAGCTGCCGCTGCGGCTGCAGTTCGGGAAAGCCTCGTCGCTGCAGGGTGTGGGAGGCTCCGCCCCCCTGGATATGTTCACCAG gaGTCCTGGAGCTCAGAAGATGGACAACCTGCGCTGCATTCACATGGGTGTCAGCCCCACCGAGGAGAGCAAGGCCTGCACCAG GTGTGGCTGCGTGACAATGCTTCGCTCCCCCAACAAGACCAACGCCATGAAGCAGTGGGAGCAGCGCTGGATCAAGAACTGCCTGTGTGGAGGTCTGTGGAGGAGGATGCCGCCCATCTTCACCTGA
- the LOC122836034 gene encoding phospholipid phosphatase-related protein type 3-like isoform X1 — translation MSCRFCSCDPVPGWVLVLDSRFMRMMMMMMSSSSTEKMKKKAPKDSLTLLPCFYFVELPIVASSMVSLYFLELTDAVQPAHAGFRCGDRALSMPYVDGGDELIPLLMLLSLAFAGPAASIMLVEAAVYCLQPRLKIHRAEGSINAGGCSFNSFLRRTVRFVGVHVFGLCATALLTDIIQLATGYHAPFFLTVCKPNYTLAGGSCDQNAYITRDICSGHDQHAIMAARRTFPSQHATLSAFAAVYVSMYFNSTISDSTKLLKPVLVFAFAMAAVLTGLTQITQHRSHPVDVYVGFLIGAFIAAYLALHAVANFRSSDECAQAPSPPLPVEDPLRALTERGHDSVYNKGPASASESNDEIAPAPAPLERMEGLGPLQREQGSVEGLKRASVDVELLAPRSPMGKETMLTFSNTLPRTSVNINGPLGAGEAPAATVQRRLKAVQVPVDPMRSQQLVSEWKQKSMEMRGPGPCEDRDLEPSEDGSEASSMGTDDAGSQAPIYQPSVHCVRVGSGRNPIPPPGGAKAVATPRPPQIPEAGPPAVSPKSALTRAKWLAIREKTSGEAAGRGTASQPRLMQVIALSKQQGLLPSSSSESASTGSVASSNTDSPLCRQRDGPGIITVDAHAPYHPVVQTPPLPQAPPLAGKGNPWEWGHVSNGDDPRESYGLNRLTGSDPTAHASSFCPRRSASPAADPAQQVEMAADAQRREMAMRRKTALVLLDREIRNHTEQENYYKSLQGRRFKDQP, via the exons ATGAGCTGCAGGTTCTGTTCATGTGACCCGGTTCCTggctgggttctggttctggactccaG gttcatgaggatgatgatgatgatgatgagctcCTCGTCCAcagagaagatgaagaagaaggcTCCTAAAGACAGTCTGACTCTCCTGCCATGTTTCTACTTTGtcgag CTGCCCATCGTGGCTTCTTCTATGGTGTCGCTGTACTTCCTGGAGCTGACGGACGCGGTGCAGCCGGCCCATGCGGGGTTCCGCTGTGGCGACCGGGCCCTCAGCATGCCGTACGTAGACGGAGGAGACGAGCTGATTccgctgctgatgctgctgagCCTCGCCTTCGCCGGCCCGGCCGCCTCG ATCATGCTGGTGGAGGCGGCGGTTTACTGCCTGCAGCCTCGCCTGAAGATCCACCGAGCAGAAGGAAGCATCAACGCCGGCGGCTGCAGCTTCAACTCCTTCCTGAGGAGAACCGTCCGCTTCGTAG GTGTGCATGTGTTTGGGCTCTGTGCGACGGCGCTGCTCACTGACATCATCCAGCTGGCGACGGGTTACCACGCCCCGTTCTTCCTCACCGTCTGTAAGCCCAACTACACGCTGGCCGGCGGGTCGTGTGACCAGAACGCTTACATCACCAGAGACATCTGCTCCGGTCACGACCAGCATGCCATCATGGCGGCCAG GAGGACGTTTCCTTCTCAGCATGCAACTCTGTCGGCCTTCGCCGCCGTTTACGTCTCG ATGTACTTTAACTCCACCATCTCCGACTCCACCAAGCTGCTGAAGCCGGTCCTGGTCTTTGCATTTGCCATGGCGGCGGTGCTGACGGGCCTCACTCAGATCACGCAGCATCGCAGCCATCCCGTCGACGTCTACGTGGGCTTCCTGATCGGTGCCTTCATCGCCGCGTACCTG GCGCTTCACGCCGTCGCCAACTTCAGGTCTTCTGATGAGTGCGCTCAGGCTCCGTCCCCTCCGCTGCCGGTGGAGGACCCGCTGCGGGCGCTGACAGAGCGCGGACACGATTCGGTGTACAACAAGGGTCCCGCCTCAGCCTCGGAGAGCAATGACGAGATTGCGCCAGCGCCGGCACCCCTGGAGCGCATGGAGGGCCTGGGGCCGCTGCAGAGGGAGCAGGGCTCTGTGGAGGGCCTGAAGAGGGCCAGCGTGGACGTGGAGCTGCTGGCCCCTCGGAGCCCTATGGGGAAGGAGACCATGCTGACCTTCAGCAACACCCTTCCCAGAACAAGTGTGAACATCAACGGCCCTCTGGGTGCCGGCGAGGCCCCGGCAGCGACGGTGCAGCGGCGGCTGAAGGCGGTGCAGGTCCCGGTGGACCCTATGAGATCCCAGCAGCTGGTCTCAGAGTGGAAGCAGAAGTCAATGGAGATGCGCGGCCCAGGGCCTTGTGAGGACAGGGACCTCGAGCCCAGTGAGGATGGCTCGGAGGCGAGCTCTATGGGGACGGATGATGCCGGTTCTCAGGCGCCCATCTACCAACCTTCGGTGCACTGCGTGAGGGTGGGCTCAGGTCGCAACCCCATCCCTCCTCCAGGTGGTGCCAAAGCTGTGGCGACGCCCAGACCGCCTCAGATCCCTGAAGCCGGACCCCCAGCGGTGTCCCCAAAGAGCGCCTTGACCAGGGCCAAGTGGCTCGCCATCCGGGAGAAGACCAGCGGGGAGGCTGCTGGCCGCGGCACTGCCAGCCAGCCACGCCTCATGCAGGTCATCGCCTTGTCCAAGCAGCAGGGTCTgcttccctcctcttcctccgagAGCGCCTCCACTGGCTCCGTCGCCTCCTCCAACACGGACTCCCCACTCTGTCGCCAGCGAGACGGACCAGGCATCATCACCGTGGACGCCCACGCCCCCTACCATCCTGTTGTGCAAACTCCGCCCCTTCCACAAGCCCCACCCCTTGCTGGAAAAGGAAACCCTTGGGAGTGGGGCCATGTATCCAATGGAGACGACCCACGAGAATCCTACGGCCTCAACAGGCTGACCGGGTCGGACCCGACGGCCCATGCGAGCAGCTTCTGCCCGCGCCGCTCAGCCTCGCCTGCCGCCGACCCCGCCCAGCAGGTGGAGATGGCGGCGGACGCTCAGCGTAGGGAAATGGCCATGAGACGCAAAACGGCGCTAGTTCTGCTGGATCGAGAAATCCGCAACCACACTGAACAGGAAAACTACTACAAGAGTTTACAGGGACGGAGGTTCAAGGACCAACCATAA